Proteins encoded by one window of Cyanobium sp. NS01:
- the nadB gene encoding L-aspartate oxidase encodes MAQCDWDVVVVGGGAAGLMSCLELPAGLRVLLLSKERKPRSASRWAQGGIAAVTSATDSFASHRDDTLKAGAGLCDLEAVELLVHEAPGCVQRLLELGMAFDRHGTALSTTLEAAHSHRRVLHAQDRTGGALVDALEREVRRRPGLEQRQGVVALQLLVEAGRCCGLQLLEGDQIHWLRARAVVLATGGGGHLFAHTTNPTHSSGDGLAMAWQAGAEVRDLEFVQFHPTALMLPGAPHFLISEAVRGEGARLLDGSGASPVAELEGGDLAPRDQVSRALARRMRQQGVDHLWLDLRPIGQEHLSRQFPTILGRCRELGLEPTAEPLPVAPAAHYWMGGVRTDLAAATTLPGLYAVGELACSGVHGANRLASNSLMECLVFARQLRQIALGPSAAPEELAEAAGVLAAPRLGSSALKEQIQELRQLCWQVAGVERQGQALAKSMTTIRRQRRSLEHDPSWQRVQGLGVGQRLQLTPASRQSWPLHQELHQRLVLAELLMEAALFRQESRGGHFRTDTPSSQPFWRVHSCQGRGRPISTAAVKQGPTGHRHSEA; translated from the coding sequence ATGGCGCAGTGTGACTGGGATGTGGTGGTGGTGGGAGGCGGCGCCGCCGGGCTGATGAGCTGCCTGGAGCTGCCCGCTGGTCTGCGGGTGCTGCTGCTGAGCAAGGAGCGCAAACCCCGCTCCGCCAGCCGCTGGGCCCAGGGCGGCATTGCTGCCGTGACCAGCGCCACCGACAGCTTTGCCAGCCACCGCGACGACACCCTCAAAGCCGGCGCCGGCCTCTGCGACCTCGAGGCCGTGGAACTGCTGGTGCATGAGGCCCCCGGCTGCGTGCAACGCCTGCTGGAGCTCGGCATGGCCTTCGACCGCCACGGCACCGCCCTCAGCACCACCCTGGAGGCCGCCCACAGCCACCGGCGCGTGCTGCACGCCCAGGACCGCACCGGCGGCGCCCTCGTGGATGCCCTGGAGCGGGAGGTGCGTCGCCGCCCCGGCCTGGAGCAGCGCCAGGGGGTGGTGGCCCTGCAGCTGCTGGTGGAGGCGGGGCGCTGCTGCGGGCTGCAGCTTCTGGAGGGAGATCAGATCCACTGGCTGCGGGCCAGGGCCGTGGTGCTGGCCACCGGCGGCGGCGGCCATCTGTTCGCCCATACCACCAACCCGACCCATTCCAGTGGCGATGGCCTGGCGATGGCCTGGCAGGCCGGTGCCGAGGTGCGCGACCTGGAGTTCGTGCAGTTCCACCCCACGGCCCTGATGCTGCCCGGGGCCCCCCATTTCCTGATCTCCGAGGCGGTGCGCGGCGAAGGGGCCCGGTTGCTGGACGGGAGCGGGGCCAGCCCGGTGGCGGAGCTGGAGGGGGGGGATCTGGCCCCGAGGGACCAGGTGAGCCGGGCCCTGGCACGGCGGATGCGGCAGCAGGGGGTGGACCATCTCTGGCTCGACCTCAGGCCGATCGGCCAGGAGCACCTGAGCCGCCAGTTCCCCACGATCCTGGGGCGCTGCCGGGAGCTGGGACTGGAGCCCACAGCAGAGCCGTTACCTGTGGCACCAGCGGCCCACTACTGGATGGGCGGTGTCCGCACCGACCTGGCCGCTGCCACCACCCTGCCTGGGCTCTATGCCGTGGGAGAACTGGCCTGCAGCGGCGTGCACGGGGCCAACCGACTGGCCAGCAACTCCCTGATGGAGTGCCTGGTGTTCGCCCGGCAGCTGCGCCAGATCGCGCTCGGGCCCTCAGCCGCCCCAGAGGAGCTCGCCGAGGCGGCCGGGGTCCTCGCCGCACCGAGGCTGGGGTCGTCAGCGCTGAAGGAGCAGATCCAGGAGCTCAGACAGCTGTGCTGGCAGGTGGCGGGGGTGGAACGCCAGGGCCAGGCCCTGGCCAAGAGTATGACCACGATTCGACGCCAACGCCGCAGCCTGGAACACGACCCCAGCTGGCAAAGGGTTCAGGGACTGGGCGTGGGTCAGCGGCTCCAGCTGACGCCGGCGTCACGGCAGAGCTGGCCCCTGCACCAGGAGCTGCACCAGCGTCTGGTGCTGGCGGAGCTGCTGATGGAGGCCGCCCTGTTCCGCCAGGAGAGCCGCGGTGGCCACTTCCGCACCGACACGCCCAGCAGCCAGCCCTTCTGGCGGGTGCACAGCTGCCAAGGCCGCGGCAGGCCGATCAGCACGGCCGCCGTGAAGCAGGGGCCCACTGGCCATCGGCACAGCGAGGCCTGA
- the psbU gene encoding photosystem II complex extrinsic protein PsbU, whose protein sequence is MKRLAAWLMSGLVLAGLLVTLVLPPAAVAAERRNTADDKIAERGGKVDLNNSSVRRFQDYPGMYPTLAGKIVLGGPYDSVDDVLNLDLTERQKELFNKYKDNFTVTPASIALNEGFDRINDGQYR, encoded by the coding sequence ATGAAAAGGCTGGCTGCCTGGCTGATGAGTGGTCTTGTGCTGGCCGGATTGCTGGTCACTCTGGTGCTGCCTCCGGCAGCGGTGGCGGCTGAGCGTCGCAACACCGCCGACGACAAGATCGCTGAACGCGGCGGCAAGGTGGACCTCAACAACAGTTCCGTGCGCCGCTTCCAGGACTACCCCGGCATGTACCCCACCCTGGCCGGCAAGATCGTGCTGGGCGGCCCCTACGACAGCGTCGATGACGTGCTGAACCTCGACCTCACCGAGCGCCAGAAGGAGCTGTTCAACAAGTACAAGGACAACTTCACCGTGACCCCGGCCTCCATTGCCCTGAACGAGGGCTTCGATCGCATCAACGACGGGCAGTACCGCTGA
- a CDS encoding DUF3120 domain-containing protein: MGAGPARPQASSTETLLQPRLGLVVISVVLVALPVFLQAPWVRFAPASSVLFTAVLLAIGLGLERRSEPRLRHLGLLLVGFSGSWLAGSLFWGWARLHPLWHLPIEAFALPLALAGLGSRWRLACGFYLGSLIGTASTDAAIAATGLMPLWPEALAAPGGEAMLVLHAAGLQVLQPACLALVAGFAALLLAASRWLWQRGELGQVVGATLITTLAVDGLFLLLALLAPGLTGLI; the protein is encoded by the coding sequence GTGGGAGCCGGCCCGGCCAGACCCCAGGCCTCATCGACTGAGACGCTGCTGCAGCCCCGCCTCGGCCTGGTGGTCATCAGCGTGGTGCTGGTGGCCCTGCCGGTGTTCCTGCAGGCCCCCTGGGTGCGGTTCGCGCCCGCCAGCTCAGTGCTATTCACCGCTGTTCTGTTGGCGATCGGCCTGGGTCTGGAGCGCCGCAGCGAGCCCCGGCTACGCCATCTCGGACTGCTGCTGGTGGGCTTCTCCGGCAGCTGGCTGGCCGGTTCGCTGTTCTGGGGCTGGGCCCGTCTGCATCCCCTCTGGCATCTGCCGATCGAAGCCTTTGCCCTGCCCCTGGCCCTGGCGGGCCTGGGCAGCCGCTGGCGCCTGGCCTGCGGCTTCTACCTGGGTTCCCTGATCGGCACGGCCAGCACCGACGCGGCCATCGCCGCCACCGGCCTGATGCCCCTCTGGCCCGAGGCCCTCGCCGCCCCAGGCGGCGAGGCGATGCTGGTGCTGCACGCCGCAGGGCTGCAGGTGCTGCAGCCGGCCTGCCTGGCCCTGGTGGCCGGCTTTGCCGCCCTGCTGCTCGCGGCCAGCCGCTGGCTGTGGCAGCGAGGCGAGCTGGGTCAGGTGGTGGGCGCCACCCTGATCACCACCCTGGCCGTGGACGGCCTGTTTCTGCTGCTGGCTCTGCTGGCCCCGGGCCTCACCGGCCTGATCTGA
- a CDS encoding undecaprenyl-diphosphate phosphatase, producing the protein MQAAGSIAEAGLQPGLLEACWRALVLGVVQGLTEFLPISSTAHLKVVPVMLGWGDPGVAVTAVIQLGSIAAVVAFFRHDLREVLGAMGRACRHGQWSDPSARLGVAIGLGSVPIVLAGLAIKLWVPDFDNSPLRSLTAIAVVSIVMALLLALAEALGRRRRQLVAVRPWDGILVGLAQMLALVPGVSRSGSTLTAALFDGWQRADAARFSFLLGIPAITLAGLVQLKDALEAPAAGGVIPMLVGIASAAVVSWAAIAWLLRYLQRHSTWLFVGYRLLFGLVILLGLRATVGP; encoded by the coding sequence ATGCAGGCAGCTGGATCGATCGCTGAGGCCGGGCTGCAGCCCGGCCTGCTGGAGGCCTGTTGGCGAGCCCTGGTGCTGGGAGTGGTTCAGGGGCTCACCGAGTTTCTGCCGATCAGCAGCACGGCCCACCTGAAAGTGGTGCCGGTGATGCTCGGCTGGGGGGATCCGGGCGTGGCGGTGACCGCCGTGATCCAGCTCGGCAGCATCGCGGCCGTGGTGGCCTTCTTCCGCCATGACCTGCGCGAGGTGCTGGGGGCCATGGGGCGAGCCTGCCGCCACGGCCAGTGGAGCGACCCCTCGGCCCGGCTGGGGGTGGCGATCGGCCTGGGCAGTGTGCCGATCGTGCTGGCGGGCCTGGCCATCAAGCTCTGGGTGCCGGACTTCGACAATTCGCCCCTGCGCAGCCTTACGGCCATTGCGGTGGTGTCGATCGTGATGGCGCTGCTGCTGGCCCTGGCCGAGGCCCTGGGTCGCCGCCGCCGCCAGCTGGTGGCTGTGCGGCCCTGGGACGGGATTCTGGTGGGCCTGGCCCAGATGCTCGCTCTGGTGCCCGGCGTGTCGCGCTCCGGCAGCACGCTCACCGCGGCCCTGTTCGATGGCTGGCAGCGGGCCGATGCCGCCCGCTTCTCCTTTCTGCTGGGCATCCCGGCGATCACTCTGGCCGGGTTGGTGCAGCTCAAGGACGCCCTCGAGGCTCCGGCTGCAGGCGGCGTGATTCCGATGCTGGTGGGCATCGCCTCGGCGGCGGTGGTGTCCTGGGCGGCCATCGCCTGGCTGCTGCGCTATCTGCAACGCCACAGCACCTGGCTGTTCGTGGGCTATCGCCTGCTGTTCGGCCTGGTCATCCTGCTGGGCCTGCGCGCCACAGTGGGGCCGTGA
- a CDS encoding TIGR03279 family radical SAM protein, which translates to MWNEPSAGIALAGPSGEPLSLPQPAVVASVEPESIGAELGVEPGDRLLSINGRRPRDLIDLQMLVGEEELVLEIQDPGGTLHTVELEKDLDVGLGLVFTEALFDGLRQCNNACAFCFIDQQPPGRRRSLYLKDDDYRLSFLYGSYLTLTNLTPADWQRIEQQRLSPLFVSVHATDPELRSRLLVNPRAGLLLEQLRWFAARDLQIHAQVVVCPGLNDGPALERTLRDLAGFGGGDWPAVLSAAVVPVGLTRFRPKDDALRPVDRACARQVVAQVEALQAEFEPALGSRFAWLSDEWYLLAGLLLPPRRAYEDLPQQENGVGSIRAFLEALDAATAALPRRLDRPRRRSWVVGRLVAEALQPVVDRLNAVEGLELVLHGLESPYWGQQQVVTGLLTGSDLLEGLRDADLGEALLLPNVMLRQGEPVFLDDMTLEQLRSALPVPVLLVGSAADLVACCIGSDGLDP; encoded by the coding sequence ATGTGGAATGAACCTTCCGCCGGGATCGCTCTGGCCGGGCCGTCCGGCGAGCCCCTCAGCCTGCCCCAGCCGGCGGTGGTGGCCAGCGTGGAGCCCGAGTCGATCGGGGCCGAGCTGGGCGTTGAGCCCGGCGACCGCCTGCTCAGCATCAATGGCCGCCGTCCCCGCGATCTGATCGACCTGCAGATGCTGGTGGGGGAGGAGGAGCTCGTGCTGGAGATCCAGGATCCAGGCGGCACGCTCCACACCGTGGAGCTGGAGAAGGATCTCGACGTGGGCCTGGGGCTGGTGTTCACCGAGGCCCTGTTCGATGGCCTGCGGCAGTGCAACAACGCCTGTGCCTTCTGCTTCATCGACCAGCAGCCCCCCGGGCGCCGCCGCAGCCTTTACCTCAAGGACGACGACTACCGGCTGAGCTTCCTCTACGGCTCCTACCTCACCCTCACCAACCTCACCCCAGCCGACTGGCAGCGGATCGAGCAGCAGCGCCTCTCGCCTCTGTTCGTGTCTGTGCATGCCACCGATCCGGAGCTGCGCAGCCGCCTGCTGGTGAACCCGCGGGCCGGGCTGCTGCTGGAGCAGCTGCGCTGGTTCGCGGCCCGCGATCTGCAGATCCATGCTCAGGTGGTGGTGTGCCCCGGCCTCAACGATGGCCCTGCCCTGGAGCGCACCCTGCGGGATCTGGCCGGTTTCGGCGGCGGCGACTGGCCGGCGGTGCTCTCGGCGGCCGTGGTGCCAGTGGGGCTGACCCGCTTCCGCCCCAAGGACGATGCCCTGCGGCCGGTGGACCGGGCCTGTGCCCGCCAGGTGGTGGCCCAGGTGGAGGCGCTCCAGGCCGAGTTCGAGCCGGCCCTGGGCAGCCGCTTCGCCTGGCTCTCCGACGAGTGGTATCTGCTCGCCGGCCTGCTGCTGCCGCCGCGGCGCGCCTACGAGGACCTGCCGCAGCAGGAGAACGGTGTGGGCAGCATCCGCGCCTTCCTCGAGGCCCTCGATGCGGCCACCGCCGCCCTGCCCCGCCGCCTGGATCGCCCCCGCCGCCGCAGCTGGGTGGTGGGCCGGCTGGTGGCCGAGGCCCTGCAGCCCGTGGTGGATCGCCTCAATGCCGTGGAGGGCCTGGAGCTGGTGCTGCACGGGCTGGAGAGTCCCTACTGGGGGCAGCAGCAGGTGGTGACCGGGCTGCTCACCGGCTCCGACCTGCTGGAGGGCTTGCGGGACGCCGACCTCGGCGAGGCGCTGCTGCTGCCCAACGTGATGCTCCGCCAGGGCGAGCCGGTGTTCCTCGACGACATGACCCTGGAGCAACTGCGTTCGGCCCTGCCCGTTCCCGTGCTGCTGGTGGGGAGTGCGGCCGATCTTGTGGCCTGCTGTATCGGCAGTGACGGGCTGGATCCTTAA
- a CDS encoding TolC family protein encodes MSRLASRLALLGVLGLPLTTVLLGPAAALAQEESPESGLPEAGEAEPPEATAATEALPLAPDIKGERPRLNPALVTPAATELQPGLEDLPAPDSLALPTRPEQVVIEELRPLTLIQVENLAEVNNPSLKAIASQVDQAQSALRAEIALWYPSINLNANALPSFSYSRQRNSLSTGDSETRTQDRWAAGLAITAQWALINPQRTPSIAAARDEFERTKYQYVIALRDLRLQAAQLYFTLQQRDDQVRIGQQSVRASLVSLRDSRARFQAGVATKLEVLEAETQLARDQQLLTTALAEQSISRRRLAALLDLPQNVTATAADPSRVLGVWQPSIQESIVAAYAFREELDQILLDISISNSNANAAQAASQPFLNVFAELGSDFVNGGQDVGDITVDSSRSFDTRVGLNFSWSLFDGGASAARARQGRQRAQQNRFEFADRRDSIREEVEESFYNLDKNNRNITTTAREVISARESLRLARLRFQAGVTTQREVVDTQRDLTQAEVRYAEAITEYNVNLAELRRRTGLDQITTCPARSLSPIKPEPAADIPVEPTPLLPACQAAVPGPA; translated from the coding sequence GTGTCCCGACTCGCATCCCGCCTGGCCTTGCTGGGCGTTCTGGGCCTGCCCCTGACTACTGTGCTGCTGGGGCCTGCAGCAGCCCTGGCCCAGGAGGAGTCTCCTGAGTCCGGTCTGCCGGAAGCCGGCGAGGCCGAACCGCCCGAGGCCACTGCGGCCACCGAGGCCCTTCCACTGGCCCCGGACATCAAGGGCGAGCGACCGCGGCTGAATCCTGCGCTTGTGACCCCGGCCGCCACCGAACTGCAGCCTGGTCTGGAAGACCTGCCCGCCCCTGATTCCCTGGCTCTGCCCACACGACCGGAGCAGGTGGTGATCGAGGAACTGCGGCCTCTGACTCTGATCCAGGTGGAGAACCTCGCTGAGGTCAACAATCCCAGCCTCAAGGCGATCGCCTCCCAGGTGGATCAGGCCCAGAGCGCTCTGCGGGCTGAGATCGCCCTCTGGTACCCCAGCATCAACCTGAATGCCAACGCGCTGCCTTCCTTCAGCTACTCAAGGCAGCGCAACAGCCTCAGCACCGGCGACAGCGAAACGCGTACCCAGGACCGCTGGGCAGCGGGTCTGGCGATCACCGCCCAGTGGGCCCTGATCAACCCGCAGCGCACGCCCTCGATCGCGGCGGCCCGCGATGAGTTCGAGAGGACCAAATACCAGTACGTGATCGCCCTGCGGGATCTGCGTCTGCAGGCCGCCCAGCTCTATTTCACGCTGCAGCAGCGCGACGATCAGGTGAGAATCGGTCAGCAGTCGGTGCGCGCCTCCCTCGTGAGCCTCAGGGATTCCCGGGCTCGCTTCCAAGCCGGCGTGGCCACCAAGCTGGAGGTGCTTGAGGCCGAAACCCAGCTGGCCCGCGACCAGCAGCTGCTCACCACGGCCCTGGCCGAGCAGTCGATTTCCCGCCGCCGCCTGGCCGCCCTGCTCGACCTGCCCCAGAACGTCACCGCCACCGCGGCCGATCCGTCCCGGGTGCTGGGGGTGTGGCAGCCCTCGATCCAGGAGAGCATCGTGGCGGCCTACGCCTTCCGCGAGGAGCTCGACCAGATCCTGCTGGACATCTCCATCTCCAACAGCAACGCCAACGCCGCCCAGGCCGCCAGCCAGCCCTTCCTGAACGTCTTCGCGGAACTCGGCTCCGATTTCGTCAACGGCGGTCAGGACGTGGGTGACATCACTGTTGATTCCTCCAGAAGCTTTGATACCCGCGTGGGGCTCAATTTCAGTTGGAGCCTGTTTGATGGCGGGGCGTCGGCGGCCCGGGCTCGCCAGGGCCGCCAGCGTGCCCAGCAGAACCGCTTTGAGTTCGCCGACCGCCGCGACTCGATTCGCGAGGAGGTGGAGGAGAGCTTCTACAACCTCGATAAAAACAACCGCAACATCACCACCACGGCCCGCGAAGTGATCTCCGCCCGGGAATCCCTGCGGCTGGCGCGGTTGCGCTTCCAGGCCGGCGTCACCACCCAGCGGGAGGTGGTGGACACCCAGCGGGACCTCACCCAGGCTGAGGTGCGCTACGCCGAAGCCATCACCGAATACAACGTGAACCTGGCCGAGCTGCGGCGCCGCACCGGTCTCGATCAGATCACCACCTGTCCGGCCCGCAGCCTCTCGCCGATCAAGCCTGAGCCAGCCGCCGACATTCCCGTTGAGCCCACCCCTCTGCTGCCGGCCTGCCAGGCCGCTGTGCCCGGGCCGGCCTGA
- a CDS encoding BCD family MFS transporter, which yields MQTQAPGLGLARTLRLGLFQGCLGCLAVIFAGLLNRVMISELNIPALLVGVALAFEQFVSPARVLVGQVSDAHPLGGRHRLPYIWMGTAAFCTLAVLSIPLIFHVARLLQTGEAHTITAGVLALCGLFAAYGLAISTASTPYLALVIDRTNEQERPRAVGIIWCLLTVGIVAGAISIAIGLRGLDGVEDPAVLEPVLLAFMVKVVLAVLLVTLVATVGMERPRTGQQFSTADARQDSITLKQSWALITSSRQVLVFFLFLVLFTLALFLQDPILESYGAEVFGMPIAATASLNALWGIGTLLGLLLAGLWIVPKAGKLATARLGCQLILASLLLLMAAGALGQIPVLQVVMVLFGLSAGIGTNSALVLMLDLTLPQAAGTFVGVWGLAQAMSRALGKVIGGGLLDLGRWLQEISGLSPGPLPPFALVLGVEALVALAALVALSRVNLRQFREDTGRSLSKVLALEIG from the coding sequence ATGCAGACCCAGGCCCCGGGCCTTGGCCTGGCGCGCACTCTGCGCCTTGGCCTCTTCCAGGGCTGCCTCGGCTGCCTGGCCGTGATCTTCGCGGGTCTGCTCAACCGGGTGATGATCAGCGAGCTCAACATCCCGGCCCTGCTGGTAGGGGTCGCCCTGGCCTTTGAGCAGTTCGTCTCGCCGGCCCGGGTGCTGGTGGGTCAGGTGTCCGATGCCCACCCCCTCGGCGGTCGTCACCGGCTCCCCTACATCTGGATGGGCACGGCTGCCTTCTGCACCCTGGCCGTGCTCTCGATTCCCCTGATCTTCCACGTGGCTCGCCTGCTGCAGACCGGCGAGGCCCACACCATCACGGCGGGGGTGCTCGCCCTCTGCGGCCTATTTGCCGCCTACGGACTGGCCATTTCCACCGCCTCCACGCCCTACCTGGCCCTGGTGATCGACCGCACCAACGAGCAGGAGCGCCCCAGGGCGGTGGGCATCATCTGGTGCCTGCTCACGGTGGGCATCGTGGCGGGCGCCATCAGCATTGCCATCGGTCTGCGCGGCCTCGATGGGGTGGAGGACCCCGCCGTGCTGGAGCCGGTGTTGCTCGCCTTCATGGTGAAGGTGGTGCTGGCGGTGCTGCTGGTCACCCTGGTGGCCACCGTGGGCATGGAACGTCCACGAACGGGTCAGCAGTTCAGCACGGCGGACGCTCGCCAGGATTCGATCACCCTGAAACAGTCGTGGGCCCTGATCACCTCGAGCCGCCAAGTGCTGGTGTTCTTCCTGTTCCTGGTGCTGTTCACCCTGGCCCTGTTCCTGCAGGACCCGATTCTCGAGAGCTACGGCGCTGAGGTGTTCGGGATGCCGATCGCGGCCACGGCCTCGCTGAATGCCCTGTGGGGAATCGGCACCCTGTTGGGCCTGCTGCTGGCCGGTCTCTGGATCGTGCCCAAGGCCGGCAAGCTGGCCACGGCCCGGCTCGGCTGCCAGCTGATCCTGGCGAGTCTGCTGTTGTTGATGGCGGCGGGCGCCCTGGGTCAGATCCCGGTGTTACAGGTTGTGATGGTGCTGTTCGGGCTGTCGGCCGGCATCGGCACCAACAGCGCCCTGGTGCTCATGCTCGATCTCACCCTTCCCCAGGCGGCCGGCACTTTCGTCGGGGTCTGGGGTCTGGCCCAGGCCATGTCCAGGGCCCTGGGCAAGGTGATCGGCGGCGGCCTGCTCGACCTGGGGCGTTGGCTTCAGGAGATCAGCGGACTGTCGCCAGGCCCTTTGCCCCCCTTCGCCCTGGTGCTTGGCGTCGAGGCCCTGGTGGCGCTGGCGGCCCTCGTGGCGCTGAGCCGCGTCAACCTGCGCCAGTTCAGGGAGGATACGGGCAGAAGTCTCAGCAAGGTCCTGGCCCTCGAGATTGGATGA
- a CDS encoding inositol monophosphatase family protein yields the protein MTTTPTRPALDPRLAALLDRVAERQRADFGHAVSDLKADGSLITACDRWSDATLVQGLGELFPREGVLSEEGDKHVPRSEAFWVVDPLDGTTNFAAGIPYWAISLARFEAGRPVLAVLDVPPLRQRIVAVRGQGAWRNGKPLHPPSLQAHPAGCASLCSRSIGVLQKLPNRRFPGKIRLLGVASLNLVSVAMGQTVAALEATPKIWDLAAAWLVLDELSCPLRWLLRSPEQLQPGSDQTLADYPVLAADRGTTLERFMPWADALVTLKPEAPAEEG from the coding sequence ATGACCACCACACCCACCCGCCCTGCTCTGGATCCGAGGCTTGCAGCCCTGCTCGATCGGGTGGCCGAGCGGCAGCGCGCGGATTTCGGTCATGCCGTGTCGGATCTGAAGGCTGACGGCAGCCTGATCACGGCCTGTGATCGCTGGAGCGACGCCACCCTGGTGCAGGGGCTGGGTGAGCTCTTCCCCAGGGAGGGAGTGCTGAGCGAGGAGGGCGACAAGCATGTCCCCCGGAGCGAGGCCTTCTGGGTGGTTGACCCACTGGACGGCACGACCAATTTCGCGGCGGGCATCCCCTACTGGGCCATCTCGCTGGCCCGTTTCGAGGCGGGGCGGCCGGTGCTGGCCGTGCTGGATGTGCCGCCGCTGCGCCAGCGCATCGTGGCGGTGCGGGGCCAGGGGGCCTGGCGCAATGGCAAGCCCCTGCATCCCCCCTCGCTGCAGGCCCATCCCGCCGGCTGTGCCTCCCTCTGCAGCCGTTCGATCGGGGTGCTGCAGAAGCTTCCCAACCGCCGCTTCCCCGGCAAGATCCGCCTGCTCGGGGTGGCGAGCCTGAACCTGGTGAGTGTGGCCATGGGCCAGACCGTCGCGGCCCTGGAGGCCACGCCCAAAATCTGGGACCTGGCGGCGGCCTGGCTGGTGCTCGATGAACTCAGTTGTCCGCTGCGCTGGCTGCTGCGTTCGCCTGAGCAACTCCAGCCCGGCAGCGATCAGACCCTGGCCGACTATCCCGTGCTGGCGGCCGATCGCGGCACGACGCTGGAGCGCTTCATGCCATGGGCGGACGCTCTGGTGACGCTCAAGCCTGAAGCACCGGCAGAGGAGGGCTGA
- a CDS encoding YhjD/YihY/BrkB family envelope integrity protein — MRWVRALWAALRLWFHHDCVDLSAAFAYHAMQSVFPIGLIALSLAARVLGQDEGLVDRLLSGARQVLPGTAMPAVTSGLNAFLRQGGGAGLLGVVVLVLTASNAYLTLQRGADRIWWSRPDGPGEIGWRRLLWRFFALRLKALALMGLLALVIVMDRLAHQSTLPGSLVLRDLLPTIFPRMLDFQRPFDLGVGLLSTLGFSLLASLLLLWMLPSRHVPWRDLLPGAGFLAASFTLLNLLLGRVLVALGLRFQAYGLVGGVLVFGLWVWLIGVLIYYSQCLSVVIRRPSRARP; from the coding sequence ATGAGATGGGTGCGAGCCCTCTGGGCTGCTCTGCGCCTGTGGTTTCACCACGACTGTGTGGACCTCAGTGCGGCCTTTGCCTATCACGCTATGCAGTCGGTGTTCCCGATCGGCCTGATTGCCTTGTCGCTGGCTGCGCGGGTGCTGGGCCAGGATGAAGGCTTGGTGGATCGGCTTTTGAGCGGAGCCCGCCAAGTTCTGCCCGGCACGGCCATGCCTGCCGTGACCTCAGGCTTGAATGCCTTCCTGCGTCAGGGCGGAGGTGCTGGATTGTTGGGTGTGGTGGTGCTGGTGCTGACGGCCAGCAATGCCTATCTCACCCTGCAGCGGGGCGCTGACCGTATCTGGTGGAGTCGACCCGACGGTCCTGGTGAGATCGGCTGGCGCCGCCTGCTCTGGCGCTTCTTCGCGCTGCGGCTCAAGGCCCTGGCTCTGATGGGCTTGCTGGCGCTGGTGATCGTGATGGATCGGCTGGCTCATCAATCGACCCTCCCCGGCAGCCTGGTGCTCAGGGATCTGCTGCCCACGATCTTTCCCCGGATGCTGGACTTTCAGCGTCCCTTCGATTTAGGGGTGGGGCTTCTCAGCACCTTGGGATTCAGTCTGCTGGCGTCACTGCTGCTGCTCTGGATGCTTCCCTCGCGTCATGTGCCCTGGCGTGATCTCTTGCCTGGAGCCGGCTTTCTCGCTGCTTCATTCACTCTGCTCAACCTCTTGCTGGGCCGGGTGCTTGTGGCCCTCGGCCTGCGATTTCAGGCCTATGGGCTGGTGGGTGGCGTTCTGGTGTTTGGCCTCTGGGTGTGGCTGATCGGCGTGCTCATTTATTACTCCCAGTGCCTCAGTGTGGTCATCCGACGCCCCAGCCGCGCGCGGCCCTGA
- a CDS encoding DUF2834 domain-containing protein has protein sequence MTPSPSPAPAALRPEQPPSAWLRWLYLGLAVAGAVLPWLANLDYMRAYGGSFDLGQFIGLANANPAAASLSRDLAIGATAVLIWIVQESRRLKMRGLPLVIAACLLIAFACGAPLFLYLRERRLDERSSA, from the coding sequence ATGACCCCGTCTCCCAGCCCAGCCCCGGCTGCCCTCAGGCCCGAGCAGCCCCCCAGCGCCTGGCTGCGTTGGCTCTACCTGGGCCTGGCCGTGGCGGGGGCGGTTCTGCCCTGGCTCGCCAATCTCGACTACATGCGCGCCTATGGCGGCAGCTTTGATCTGGGCCAGTTCATCGGCCTGGCCAACGCCAACCCAGCCGCCGCCTCCCTGTCGCGGGATCTGGCGATCGGGGCCACGGCGGTGCTGATCTGGATCGTGCAGGAAAGCCGCCGCCTGAAGATGCGTGGGCTGCCCCTGGTGATCGCGGCCTGCCTCCTGATCGCCTTCGCCTGCGGCGCCCCCCTGTTTCTCTATCTGCGCGAGCGACGGCTCGACGAACGCTCCAGTGCCTGA
- the xseB gene encoding exodeoxyribonuclease VII small subunit, whose protein sequence is MASKRSRSAETIAAGLSYREAHTALELILAELQSPDLDVEEMTGHYRRAQAYAERCEQILSKVEQEVLLWDPSGDDNSDPTPYTP, encoded by the coding sequence ATGGCCAGCAAGAGATCCCGCAGCGCCGAAACGATCGCGGCCGGCCTCAGTTACCGCGAGGCCCACACGGCTCTGGAGCTGATTCTGGCCGAGCTGCAGAGCCCTGATCTGGATGTGGAGGAGATGACTGGCCACTACCGGCGGGCCCAGGCCTATGCCGAGCGCTGTGAACAGATCCTCAGCAAGGTGGAGCAGGAGGTGCTGCTCTGGGATCCCAGCGGCGATGACAACAGCGACCCCACCCCCTACACGCCATGA